One window of the Prinia subflava isolate CZ2003 ecotype Zambia chromosome 1, Cam_Psub_1.2, whole genome shotgun sequence genome contains the following:
- the CLEC3B gene encoding tetranectin: MALRAACLLLCLLSLAHVSGQQNGKARQKPAASKKDGVSLKMIEDLKAMIDNISQEVALLKEKQALQTVCLKGTKIHLKCFLAFSETKTYHEASESCISQGGTLSTPQNGEENDALYDYMRKSIGSEAEVWLGLNDMAAEGKWVDMTGSAIRYKNWETEITAQPDGGKLENCAALSGTAIGKWFDKRCREQLPYVCQFMIV, from the exons atgGCGCTCCGGGCAgcctgcctcctcctctgcctcctctccctcgcCCACGTCTCCGGCCAGCAGAACGGCAAAGCCCGGCAAAAACCGGCGGCTTCCAAGAAAG ATGGTGTGAGCCTCAAAATGATTGAAGACCTGAAGGCCATGATTGACAACATCTCTCAGGAGGTTGCTCTATTGAAGGAAAAGCAAGCACTCCAGACAG TTTGCCTGAAAGGCACCAAAATACACCTGAAATGCTTTCTGGCCTTTTCGGAGACCAAGACCTACCACGAGGCCAGCGAAAGCTGCATCTCTCAGGGCGGCACGCTCAGCACGCCGCAGAACGGGGAGGAGAACGACGCCCTCTACGATTACATGCGCAAGAGCATCGGCTCGGAGGCCGAGGTCTGGCTGGGCCTCAACGACATGGCCGCCGAGGGCAAGTGGGTCGACATGACGGGCAGCGCCATCCGCTACAAGAACTGGGAGACTGAAATCACCGCCCAGCCCGACGGCGGCAAGCTGGAAAACTGCGCGGCCTTGTCGGGGACCGCCATCGGCAAGTGGTTCGACAAGCGGTGCCGCGAGCAGCTGCCCTACGTCTGCCAGTTCATGATCGTGTAG
- the EXOSC7 gene encoding exosome complex component RRP42 produces MASVVLSEAEKLYIVHGVQEDLRVDGRGCEDYRCAEVETDVVSNTSGSARVKLGETDILVGIKAEMGTPKLEKPDEGYLEFFVDCSSNSPELEGRGGEELGTDIANTLYRVFSCENSVDLKSLCINPKEHCWVLYVDVLLLECGGNIFDAISIAVKAALFNTRIPKVRVLEDEEGTKEIELSDDPYDCIRLDVDEVPCIVTLSKIGYRHVVDATLQEEACSLASLLISVTSKGAITSMKKVGKGSLDPESIFEMMETGQRVGKSLHIALQKILDEEESLGTSRPKVGFLG; encoded by the exons GAAGACCTTCGTGTTGATGGTCGAGGCTGTGAAGACTACAGATGTGCAGAAGTAGAAACAGATGTTGTATCAAACACGAGTGGATCTGCAAGAGTAAAGCTG gGAGAAACTGATATCTTGGTAGGCATAAAAGCTGAAATGGGGACACCGAAGTTGGAGAAACCAGATGAAGGTTACCTGGAATTTTTTGTTGACTG TTCTTCAAATTCTCCTGAGTTGGAAGGCCGGGGAGGAGAAGAACTTGGCACTGATATAGCAAATACACTGTACAGAGTATTCAGCTGTGAGAACAGTGTAGACTTGAAATCCCTGTGTATTAATCCCAAAGAGCACTGCTGGGTTCTCTATGTGGATGTATTG tTATTGGAATGTGGTGGGAACATCTTCGATGCTATCTCTATTGCAGTGAAGGCAGCTCTCTTTAACACAAG AATACCCAAAGTGCGTGTTCTGGAGGATGAAGAAGGCACCAAAGAGATTGAGCTGTCAGATGATCCTTATGATTGTATTCGACTCGACGTAGATGAGGTGCCCTGTATTGTCACACTAAGCAAA ATTGGATATAGGCACGTGGTGGATGCTACCCTTCAGGAAGAAGCCTGTTCTTTGGCAAGCCTGCTTATTTCAGTGACCAGTAAAGGTGCCATCACTTCCATGAAGAAGGTGGGGAAAGGTAGCCTGGATCCTGAGAGTATTTTTGAAATGATGGAG ACAGGACAAAGAGTAGGCAAGTCACTTCACATAGCGCTTCAGAAGATTTTGGATGAAGAAGAGAGTTTGGGAACTTCACGACCAAAAGTTGGATTTCTAGGATGA